The Coprobacillus cateniformis DNA window GAAAGAATATTCCTCCTGGAGCACCAGAACCAAAACTCAAAAGAGAAAATACAAACTTAACAATTAACAAAACAACCAGAGTACTTAAAACCAATTGTTCACTATTGAGATAGTTAACCAAAACATGTCCACCACCAATAACTTGTGGCAGCCATAACCCCAATACTCCAGAAACGAATAAAGGAATAATTATTTTCTGATATGATTTTAAAACAGGAATACGATCATATAACTTTAATGATGCTATTGTCATTTTATTATAAAATACTCCTAGTAATCCAGTGACAACTCCTAGAACCAGTAACCATGCATATTGATTAAGAGGCAAGGATATTTCTAAAGTAAAATGCAGTGATGGTGATAATCCAAAAATTTGACGGCTTAGAAAATCACCTGTTAATGAAGCACACATAACTGAAACAAGTGCACTTGTTGAAAAATTTTTATGAACCTCTTCTAAAGCAAACATAATTCCAGCAAGTGGTGCATTAAATGCTGCAGATAATCCTGCAGCAGCGCCACAAGTTAACAAAAAACGTTCTTCTGTTTTGATCCGTTTAAAGAATTTTGAAACTGCCTTCCCAATCATAGCACCTAATTGAATACTAGGGCCTTCACGGCCTAATGAAAGACCACCAACAATACACAATGTCCCTGCAATTATTTTTGCAAATAAGACCTTATACCAGCATTGATCAATCTGTCCCTGGACTTCAGCTTCAACTTGCGGAATACCAGATCCTGAAATGTATGGCTCATACTTTAAAAACGCCGCAATAACAAGCCCTAAAATCACCAATCCCATAAACCACAGTATAGTTAATATAAAATTTCCTTTAACAAATGAAACAATTGTAAAATAGATATCTTCAGCATTGGTTAATAATAAGCGATAAATAATTGCGATTAAGCCCGCTAATGCTCCAACAATTAACCCTTCAAAAAACAAACGACGACTCAGATGACCCCTCTCTTTTAACATATGCAGAGTCTCAGAATTACTTCTTTCCACTTTTTCCCCTTCTCTCGCAAAAAAACTTCTAATTCAATAGAAGTTTTTATTTTGTTGTTCCTCTTGGCATCATTAAATGTTGCACTGGAACCTCTTTTGTATCAATTTCTTCTTCATTTAAAATTTTTGTTAATAAACGAACTGCTAAAGCTCCCATATCATAGACAGGCACATGAATAGAAGTTAAGGCTGGTCGACAAATTAAAGCATAACTTGTATTCATCATTCCAATGACTTCCATATCTTCAGGAATTTGAATACCATTATCAATGGCAGCATTGACAACTGCAACAGCTTCTTTATCATATCCAGTGAAGACAACATCATGTTTATGAGTTTTAAAATATTCTAAGAATTGCGGATAACTTTTTTCATAATGCGTAGATGTATGAATAATTTGTTTATCAGTATCAAAAGTTAGATTGTGTTCTTGGTAAGCTTGAACAATACCAGAAATCATATCATCAGTTTTAATCAGATTTTGTTTTGGGCTAACAAAAGCAATATCACTTTGACCTCTATTTAAATATTCATTGACGATATCATAAGCAATTTTTTTAGAATCCACAAAGATAGATCCCATATATTGACTTGATACACAAGCTCCAATGACAACTGATGGAATTTTATATTTGTTTACCAATTCAATTTCCTGCTCAATTTCCTCATTATTAAATAGGATAACTCCATCAGCTCGTGATTTTACAACCTTTTCAATCACTGTTTCAATGGGATTACCATCTCCAATTTCATCAGTTGTATAAATACTTACATTGTAATCTAAGCGACGGCTTGTATCTCCTATACCACCAATCATATCTTTAACATGTGCAAATAATGACTGTGGAAAAACAATCGCAATTGTTGTTGTTTTACTTGTTGCAAGACCTCTTGCAATTTGATTTGGTTTGAAATCTAAACGTTGAATAGCGTCCATAACGCGATCACGTGTACCTGGTTTCACAACATTAGAACCATTAATTACACGTGAAACTGTTGCCAGAGAGACACCAGCCTCTCTAGCAACATCGTAAATTGTTACATTCTTTCCCATGTTTAATCTTTGATTTCTTCAATCATTTCTTCTAATTTATCTTCAACATCATCGATTTCGTTTTCTAACTTTTCTAAATCTTCATCACTTAAAGTTGCATCTAAAACCTTTGTTTTCACTTCATCAATTTTAGAATTCACTTTATCACTTAAATCATATACACTTTCTTTAACCTGCATATATTGATCAGTCTCTTTCACTCTGTTAGCAAATTCTTCTAATTTTGTTTCCAAATCAGATAATTTTTCCTTTGTTGTTTCTTTAAATACATCCAAATCAAATTCATCAACAGATTTTTTAACTGTTTCAATTGTTTGCCCAAGCATTGCTTCAACATCTTCTTTAGTCATATTTTTCAATTGATCATATGCCTTTAAAGATTCTCTCTTAATATCTTCTCTTAATTCACTACCTTTTTTTGGTGCTAATAATAATCCAGCAGCAGCACCAATTCCTAAACCTAAAATAAACTTACCAATTTTCATCTTTTCTTCACCTTTCTTATTATTTTTTTCTTCTAAACATAGAAGTTAATAACCCTAATCCAGAAAGCAATGTTGCCTTCAAACCACCTTTTGAAAAGAAGCCACTAAACAATTCAACAGGCGCATTCAACATCTCCATTTTATTATTGATATCATCTAAAATATGATTCACTTTTGTTAATGTTGTTTCTACCATTGTCATTAAAACAGTTGCTTCCTTCACAGCACCAGACATCCTAATTAACAAGAGTCCTAAACTTATTAAAGCAAAAGCCCCAGACAAGATCAAAATACACATAGATACTAATTGTGCGTTTTCCATAAATTCTCCTTTCTTTGACTTTAGTATATTATACCATAAATTTCCATTATGAGGAAGTCATTGCTAATGTGTTGATTTATAATCAATCAGCATATCTTCAAACTTATAAATATCCTTGCTACTCATAAACAAGAAAACCACATCATCATGTTCTGCCAATAATTTGACAGCATCTTCATCTTCATGAATCACAATTGCACGTGGAAGATATTGACCAATCTCATGAATATCGATATCTATTCCAGCTTCTTTTTTAGCATTCTCTGGAAAATGTACGAGGAATGGATAATCCGCTAAATTCATTGACTCAGCAAATTCTTTTGCAAATCGCAGCCCTCTAGAAAAACGATCAGGTTGGAAAATAGCAACAATTTCTTTACCAGGATATCGAGAACGCGTTGCCTCAATGACATATTTGATTGCTGTTGGATGATGTGCATAATCATCCACATATACATTATTCCCAACTTCCTGAACTGTATAACGGCGTTTCACTCCATCAAATGTAGATAAACGTTTTTGGATGTAATCAGCATCCATATTTTCTAAATATCCTAATGTAATGACTGCTAAAGAATCATACAACATATGCATTCCATAGAAAGGAAGTGCAAAATGACCAAATAAATCGCCATGAATATAAACATCAAAATACAATCCATGATTATTATTAATAATATTTTTAGCAATCACATCATTTTTATCACTTATTCCAAATTTTAAAACTCTTTTAGTATAATTCAAGTGTGGCAAATGCGGGTCATCACCCCAGACAACAACCGTATCTTTCACTTGATTAGCAAATTGCTCAAATGACTGAACATATTGCTCGATTGATTGAAAATAATCAACATGATCCATTTCGATATTGTTAATTACTGCATATGTTGGCTGATAATGTAGAAAATGATCTTGATATTCGCAAGTTTCTGCAATAAAATAATGACTATCTTTCACCGCATGACCAGTTCCATCACCAATCAAAACTGAAGTCTTATTATAGTCTTTAAAGAGATGGTAAGCCATCCCAGTCGTTGTTGTTTTACCATGTGTTCCAGCAATTCCAATTGAAACATATTTATCTAATAATTGAGCTAAAAAATCATAATAGGTATGTGTTTTTACATTTGGATTTGCTAGTGCTTCTTTGACTTCTTCATTTGATTCATCAAAGGCATTTCCAATAATGACATCATACCCATCTTTAATATTATTTTTGTTAAAAGAATAAATAGGAATATCTCTTTTTTTCAATTCATCCTCTATAAATATATATTTATCAATATCACTTCCAGCAACTTTATGACCCAAATCGTATAGTATTGTTGCTAAAGAAGCCATACCTGAACCTTTAATTCCAATAAAATAATACATTCCTTATCACCTCTCAACTATTCTAGCACAATTTAAGTAAAAAGTATCATTTCTCATTATATTTTTTATAATTTTTTTTAAATTTCACATACTAATAATGTCAATAGAAATAAAGGAGAAACGAATATGAGTCACAAGAAAGCAAAAAACAAACAAAAGCAAAATCAAAACAAAGGGTATAACCAAAATCAACAAGCAAATGATAGTTTTGAAATGCAAGACAACTTCAAATTTGAAGATAACTCAAATGCAAGAGCATAAACACGGGCAACCGTGTTTTTGTTTATATTCTTATTATAGTTCTCCCAACTGACATTTAATCATAAAAATAACAAAACTGTTATGAATAAAGATATCATTCTTTTATACATAACAGTTTTTTAGACATTTAACCAATAATTAGCAAATCTTTAGAATATGAATTCAAAACTTCACAACCATCTTCAGTCACCAAAACAAGATCTTCAATTCGCACTCCAAAATCTCCTTGAATATAGATACCTGGTTCGATTGAGAAAATCATACCTGCTTCAACAGGCATATCAAAAACAGCTGAAACATCACCATATTCATGAACATCTCTTCCAATAAAATGACCTAAACGATGATTAAAATTCTTACCATAACCAGCCTCTGTAATAATATCTCTAGCAACTTTGTCAATATCACACAATCTGACACCTGGTTTAATTATAGCTTCAGCAGCTTCATTAGCTTGGCGTACAAGATTATAAACTTTCCTTTGTTCATCAGAAACTTCTTTATAGAAAACAGTTCTTGTCATATCACTACAATACCCATGATATTGTCCACCCATGTCAATAACAATACTATCTCCAGGTTTTAGCAAAGAATTATCACCTTCATGGTGTCCATCAGCTCCATTGGCACCATATGCAACAATTGGTGCAAAGGAATTTCCTGAGCATCCTAACTTTTGAAAAATGCCTTCAACTTCTTGAGAGACTTCTTTTTCAGTTAAATTCCCTTTAGCACAAAGTTGGATAACTTGATCAATAGCCAAATCATTGAAACGACTTGATTCACGCATCAAGGCTTTTTCCTCTTCCTCTTTAATCATTCTCACATAATCAACACAAATAGATCCTAATTCAAAGCAGCATTCATCATTCGCCAACTCCATAACACGCATTAAAAATCTTGCTTCCCAATTTTTATCAACACCTACAACATTTGCATCTTTCAAATACTGTGCAACCAATGCTGGCCCATCTTGAGTATCATCATACCAGATAATATTCATTTCTAATTCTTGATCTAAATAGAAAAGATTATTTAAGAAAATGACATGATTACCTTCTATTGACAACAATAAAACAAACATTCTTTCACCTGGATGATTACTGTATCCAATTAAATAATCAATTGAACTAGGATCACTTATAATCAAATGATCTATTCCTCTTGTTTGCATTTCTTCTAAAACTTTATTTACTCTCTGTTGATTCATTCTTATTGACTCCTATTCCTAATTCATCTAACTGAGCCTTAGCAACTGGTGTAGGTGCTTTTGACATTGGACAAGTTGCACTGGTGTTCTTAGGAAATGCTATTACATCTCTAAGTGAATCACATCCACAAAGCAACATTGCGACTCTATCTAAGCCTAAAGCAAATCCACCATGTGGAGGTGTCCCATATTGTAATCCTTCAACAAACCACCCAAATTGAGAATCAATTTGTTCTTGTGTAAATCCTAAAGCTTTAAAAGCTCTTTCCTGAAGATTTTGTTCATAAATTCTCTGTGAACCACCACCCAATTCAAAACCATTGAGAACAATATCATAAGCATCTGCCAAACAGTTTTCTGGATCAGTTTCTAGTTTATCAATATCTTCATCTTTCGGTCTTGTAAATGGATGATGTTTGGCATAATATCTTTGTGTCTCATCATCATATTCAAACATTGGAAAATCTACAACCCATAAGAAATCAAATGTTGAAGGATCATATAATTTTAATTCTTTTCCTAAATAATTACGAATAGCTGCCAATGAATCACAAACCACTTCATATTTTGGGTCTCCTACAAATAATAACAAATCATTTTCTTTTGCATTCATAGCCGTTAATAATGTATTCATTTGTTCTTCTGTAAAGAATTTAGCAATTGGTCCTTGCACACCAGCTTCACTTACTTTTAACCAAGCCAATCCTTTCGCCTTATATGTTTTGGCAATTTCAGTCAAGTTATCAATCTTCTTACGTGAAAATTCTTGAGCCTGTGCAACGACATTTATACCTTTAACATGGCCATGTGCTTCTAATGCATTTTTAAAAACTGCAAAGTCAACATCTGCTACAATGTGATTTAAGTTTACCAATTCTAAACCAAAACGTGTATCAGGTTTATCAATGCCATACTTTTCCATTGCTTCATGCCAAGTTAATCTTCTCAGTGGTAATTCAATATCAATGCCTTTGACATCATGCATGACTTTTGCAATCATACCTTCACCAATTTCTAAAATACGATCAGTAGATAAAAAACTCATTTCAACATCTACTTGCGTAAATTCAATTTGACGATCAGCACGTAAATCTTCATCTCTAAAACAACGAGCAATTTGATAATACTTTTCAAAGCCCGAAACCATTAATAACTGCTTAAATAATTGCGGTGACTGTGGCAAAGCATAAAACTCACCTTTATGAACACGTGATGGTACCAAGAAATCTCTCGCCCCTTCAGGCGTTGATCTATTTAAGTATGGTGTTTCAATATCAATAAAATCCAAGTTATCCAAATATTCTCTGATACTGCGTGTAATCTTATGTCTTGTCATAAGATTTTCTTGCATCATTGGTCTTCTTAAATCTAAATAACGATATTGCATTCTTGTTTCTTCTAAAGCATCAGTTTCATCTGCTACAATCATTGGTGTAAGCTTAGCAGTATTGATAATCTGAAAGTCTTTTGCTTGAACTTCAATATCTCCTGTTGCCATTTTTGGATTCTTTGAAGATCTTTCAATAACACTACCCTTGACTTGTAAAATATATTCATTTTTAACTTCTTTTAATCTTTCCTCAAAAGATTCATCAAAAATGATTTGAGTCACTCCATAACGATCTCTTAAATCAATAAAAACCAAAGCCCCTAAATTTCTTTTCTTAGCAACCCAACCAATTAACTCAACATTATCTCCAACATGAGACATTCTTAATTGACCATTATTATGTGTTCTATTCATGATCATGTCCTCCCTCATAATGTGCTTCAATAAACGCAACAATATTTTCTAAAAGCACTTCATTTTGTTCCTTAGAATGATTGCATTTCATATTCACAACTTCTTTTTTCACTTCTTCTTCACCTATAATCATAGAAAAATGTGCATGGAATCGATCTGCTGACTTAAATTGTCCTTTTAACCCTCTATCACATTGATCCATATCACATGTGAATCCATTGGCACGTAGCATTGTAACAATTTGCATTGCTAGATCTTTTGCTTCATTTCCAAGTGGCATAACATAAACATCTAAGCCATCTTCTTCAGCATCTACATCACTATTAGCAATTAACAACCTTTCCATTCCAAATGCAAAACCAACACCAGGTACGTCAGGACCGCCAAGTTCACTGATAAGAGTATTATATCTTCCTCCACCACCGACAGTGGCTCCAGCTCCTAATTTTGGATCATCAGAAATAACTTCGAATACAGTATGTGAATAGTAGTCTAGACCACGAACAAGATTTGTATCAATAACATATTCGATTTCTAAATCATCAAGTAATTCACAGACTTTATCAAAATGAGCTTTCGCATTCTCACTTAAATAATCTATTGTATGTGGTGCATCATTCATAAAAGGATGCTCTCTATCGACTTTACAATCTAAGATACGTAAAGGGTTCTTTTCATATCTTTGCTGGCAATCATAACATAAATCTTTAATAACAGGTTCAAAATGTTTTTTCAAGGCCTCACGATAAGCATCTCTTGACTCTTCATCACCTAATGAATTGATATGTAAAGTAATATCTTGAAGTCCTAAAGCCTCCACAACAGTCACTGCAAGCACCATGGCTTCAACATCTACATATGGTGATTCCAACCCAATCATTTCAACTCCGAATTGATGGAATTGTCTTTGCCTTCCACTTTGTGGTCTTTCATACCTAAACATTGGTCCCATATAGTAATACTTTTGTAATTTTTCAGGTAATGCATAAAGTTTATTTTCTACATAACTTCTTGCAATCCCAGCTGTTCCTTCAGGCCTTAAGGTCATTGAACGCCCCTTTTTATCTTCAAAGGTATACATCTCTTTTGTCACAACATCAGTTGTATCACCAACTGCTCTTGTAAACAATTCTGTATGTTCAAAGATTGGTGTTCTCATTTCCTTTACATTATAATTCGCACAAATTGTTCTTAATAATTGTTCTAATTGTTGCCATTGACCTGAGTTATCAGATAAAATATCAACCGTTCCTCTTGGTGCACTGTATGCCATTTTCTTTTCCTCCTTTAAAATAAATAAAAACGTCCTTATCTAAGGACGTTTATTCACGCGGTACCACCTTAGTTCATACAACCTGTATGCCCTCTTGTCTTAACGCGACAGACGGTTATTTTCATAACTTCCTCCAAAGTGTCCCATAGTTTCCTCTCATTGTTTTCACCAACCACAATGTCTCTAAAAGATTTCACTATTTAATCTTCTTCATTGGAACTTATATGAATTATAATGTATTATTAACAAAAAATCAACTGTAATTCATGATAATTCGATTTTTTACACAAATAATAAAACACCTTTTCAGGTGTTATGTATCTTTTCTTAAGAATTTTCTTTGATAATTTTTGCAATATGTTCTTTCGCAGCCAAAACATCATCATTTTCAACAACGTATTTATATTCATCTTTTGTTGCGATTTCTTTACTCGCTTTATCTAAACGTTCTCTCACAACATCTTCTGCCTCAGTACGTCTACCTCTAATACGACGTTCCAATTCTTCAAATGATGGCGGTACCAAGAATATTGTTAAAGCATCTGGACATCTTGCCATAACTTGCAATGCACCTTGTACTTCAATTTCCAAAACTACATTTTTTCCCTCATCCAATAATTTTTCTACATAGAACTTTGGTGTTCCATAATAATTTCCAACAAATTGTGCATACTCTAACAGTTCATTATTTTCAATTCTTTGTTTAAATTCTTCCTCACTCACAAAGAAATAATCAACACCATCTGTTTCAGCAGGTCTCGGTTTTCTTGTTGTCATAGAAATAGAATATGCCAAATTTAAACTTTCATCTTTGAATAACTCTTGACGAACTGTCCCTTTTCCTACCCCACTAGGTCCACTCAGTATAATTAACAACCCTTTTTTCACTACATCCACCATCCTTATGAAACAATGTTACATGAATACAACTTTCATGTCAATTCTTTTTCAAATATGTTATACTAAATAACGGTGATAAATATGGCTTATGATGGAATTATGATGTCTCGCGTTGTTGAAAATCTACAATCACAACTAGAAAGAGGCAGAATCAACAAAATATATCAGATATCTCAATATGAATTATTGTTTCATATGCGTTCTCAATCTTCAAATATGAAACTATTGATGTCCATACATCCCATGTATGCAAGATTACAACTGACATCATTATCTTTTCCGACTCCACCATCTCCTAATGCTTTTACAATGTTATTAAGGAAGCATTTAGAAGGTGCATATTTAGAGTCTGTGAAACAAATTCAGCTTGATCGTATCGTTGATATGACTTTTATTGGAACAAATGAATTAAAAGATACAGTGAAATATCATATTTATATTGAAATTATGGGTAAACATTCTAATGTTGTTATTGCTCATGATAACAATAAAATTATTGATTGTTTAAAACGTGTTTCTCCTTCAATGAATTCTCAAAGAATTCTTCAGCCTGGAGCAACTTATCAGTTTCCTCCTATGCTAGATAAAAAAAATCCTTTGACAAGCAGTTATGAAAAGACTGATAATTTCACAAGAACTTATCAAGGCTTTTCTCCAGAACTTTCAAGGGAAGTGCTTTATCGTATTGATCAAGGAGAATCGTTTCAAGATATTATGAAGATGCTAAAAGAATCAAACACACTTTTTATTCATAAATTAATGGATAAAGAATATTTTCATATGATTCCTTTATTACATTTACAATGTCCTTATTATGAATACCCATTATTTGATGGTCTTGATAAACATTATGATTTTATTGATCAAAAAGATCGTATCAAACAACAAACTTCAGATTTAGCAAAATATATTCAAAATGAATATCAAAAGAATCTATCTAAACTTCATAAATTAGAAAAAACCTTGTTTGATTCTCAAAACAGTGATGAATATCGCATTAAGGGTGATTTATTGTTTGCGAATCTTCATCTTATCCAAAGAGGACAAAAAGAAATTACTGTTGATAATTACTATGATGATACAAAAATGACAATAACTCTAGATGAGAGATATGATGGAAAAACGAATGCCAATAGATATTATGCAAAATATCAAAAAGCAAAGAATTCTTTACATCATTTAAATGAACAAATTCATTTAACAAAAGAAGAAATTGATTATTTTGATTCATTGATGACCTTGATGGAAAATGCATCCTATTATGATGCATTAGAAATCAAAGAAGAATTAGAAAATCTTGGATATTTAAAAAAGAAGAAAACAAAACAAGTTTATCGAAAGAAAAATAAGCTTCATATAGAAACTTATTTAACAAAAGAAAATATAACAATATATGTAGGTAAGAATAACCTTCAAAATGATTATCTTACCTTTAAAATGGCTTCAAGAAACGATATGTGGTTTCATGTCAAAGACATGCCTGGAAGCCATGTTGTTGTGCATAGTGAAGAACTGAATGAATATACAATAAGACTGGCAAGCAAGATCGCTGCTTACTTTTCGAAAGGTAAACACAGTTCTTCTGTACCAGTCAATTATACACAGATTAAAACCTTGAAGAAACCGCAGGGAGCAAAACCGGGTCAAGTGATATTAAATCATTATTCAACCATTTATATTGATCCCGACGATTCATTTCTTAATGAGATTAATAAGATTGATTAGATGATTCATTCACAAATGTTTGTTCATATTGAGGATAAAATACTGGGTAATACTGGCAGCGGTTAACGCGGCGGCATTCAATTGGACAAATAACTGGTTGAGGAACACAAGTGACTTGATTTGTAACGCAGACTCTTTTTGGAGCAACTAATGGTTGAGGTCTTGGACAACCGTTGATTGAACATCCACAGTTGTTCATACCCATACCACATCCATTCATTGCATTCATGTTCATACCACAACCACAAGTATTCATGTTCATATTGCAGCCACAGTTAGGTTTAGATGTGTTTTGACATCCACAACCTTGACCAGCAGTATTTCCACATCCACATGGACGAGTATTCATTCCTTGGCAACCACAAGATTGATTATACATATTCTTTCCCTCCTTCAACATATAGTATGATGAAGTTAAAATTGTGTAAGGGCAAATGAAAGGAGTTTTTATGAAATTAATACCATGGGAATGCTTTGATGAAATTGAAGCATATACAACTTGTGCCTATGATGACTTTCATAACATCATGGATATGAGTTTTCATAACGAAAACAATCAAAAAGTTTTAAAAAACAGAGAAACCTTAGCAAAACAATTACATACTGATTTAAATCATATGGTTGCAACATTTCAGCAACATACAACGAACTTTAAAGAAGTGACATATCTTGATGGTGGTAAAGGCATGTATACACGTGATGATGCTTTTATAGGTTATGATGCTATGTATACCAGAGATAAACATCTATGGCTATGGACATTCCATGCTGATTGTTGTCCTGTTTTGCTGTATTGTCGAGATCAGGGAATTGTTGCTGCTATCCATTCAGGCTGGAAAGGAACTGTTGGGGAAATTGTCAAAAAGGTCACCCAGCATCTCATTCAAGAAGAAAAATGTTTACCTAAACATATTTACGCTTATATTGGACCTTCTATTAATCAAGAGAATTTTGAAGCCAAAGATGATATTATTGATTTGGTTAAACAGATGTCTTTTGATACATCATCATTCTATATAAAAAAAGAAGATGGTGCCTATCTTCTCAACAGCAAAGGACTGATTAAACAACAATTATTGAATTTAGGTGTTAAAGAAGAACACATAACAGTTTCTCCTTATTGTACAATAAAAGATGAAGACCTTTTCTTCTCCTATCGTAGAGATAAAAGTCCTCACCGCAATATTACACTTATTCAACGCAAGTAATCTTTTCAAGATTACTTTTTTTTATCTCATTCATTGATTGAGGAATCCGTTCAATCAATACCGAAGGAATAACAGTATAATGTTTCTCAGCAATTCTATCACCTGCATAACC harbors:
- a CDS encoding ClC family H(+)/Cl(-) exchange transporter is translated as MERSNSETLHMLKERGHLSRRLFFEGLIVGALAGLIAIIYRLLLTNAEDIYFTIVSFVKGNFILTILWFMGLVILGLVIAAFLKYEPYISGSGIPQVEAEVQGQIDQCWYKVLFAKIIAGTLCIVGGLSLGREGPSIQLGAMIGKAVSKFFKRIKTEERFLLTCGAAAGLSAAFNAPLAGIMFALEEVHKNFSTSALVSVMCASLTGDFLSRQIFGLSPSLHFTLEISLPLNQYAWLLVLGVVTGLLGVFYNKMTIASLKLYDRIPVLKSYQKIIIPLFVSGVLGLWLPQVIGGGHVLVNYLNSEQLVLSTLVVLLIVKFVFSLLSFGSGAPGGIFFPLLILGSLIGAIFGQIAMIFGIADVYFVNFVIFAMAGFFAGIVRAPITGIVLIAEMCGTLKLLLPIAIVSFIAYIVANSLGNEPIYESLLHRLTKNKNSVQSIENKELVSFVVSLGSIAVNQTVASLTLPPRCLLVSIMRGKNEIIPHGDTQFYVGDQVVMIVDRYRIDEAKEKLAEIFTFS
- a CDS encoding LacI family DNA-binding transcriptional regulator — translated: MGKNVTIYDVAREAGVSLATVSRVINGSNVVKPGTRDRVMDAIQRLDFKPNQIARGLATSKTTTIAIVFPQSLFAHVKDMIGGIGDTSRRLDYNVSIYTTDEIGDGNPIETVIEKVVKSRADGVILFNNEEIEQEIELVNKYKIPSVVIGACVSSQYMGSIFVDSKKIAYDIVNEYLNRGQSDIAFVSPKQNLIKTDDMISGIVQAYQEHNLTFDTDKQIIHTSTHYEKSYPQFLEYFKTHKHDVVFTGYDKEAVAVVNAAIDNGIQIPEDMEVIGMMNTSYALICRPALTSIHVPVYDMGALAVRLLTKILNEEEIDTKEVPVQHLMMPRGTTK
- a CDS encoding YtxH domain-containing protein, producing MKIGKFILGLGIGAAAGLLLAPKKGSELREDIKRESLKAYDQLKNMTKEDVEAMLGQTIETVKKSVDEFDLDVFKETTKEKLSDLETKLEEFANRVKETDQYMQVKESVYDLSDKVNSKIDEVKTKVLDATLSDEDLEKLENEIDDVEDKLEEMIEEIKD
- a CDS encoding DUF948 domain-containing protein, coding for MENAQLVSMCILILSGAFALISLGLLLIRMSGAVKEATVLMTMVETTLTKVNHILDDINNKMEMLNAPVELFSGFFSKGGLKATLLSGLGLLTSMFRRKK
- a CDS encoding UDP-N-acetylmuramate--L-alanine ligase, which encodes MYYFIGIKGSGMASLATILYDLGHKVAGSDIDKYIFIEDELKKRDIPIYSFNKNNIKDGYDVIIGNAFDESNEEVKEALANPNVKTHTYYDFLAQLLDKYVSIGIAGTHGKTTTTGMAYHLFKDYNKTSVLIGDGTGHAVKDSHYFIAETCEYQDHFLHYQPTYAVINNIEMDHVDYFQSIEQYVQSFEQFANQVKDTVVVWGDDPHLPHLNYTKRVLKFGISDKNDVIAKNIINNNHGLYFDVYIHGDLFGHFALPFYGMHMLYDSLAVITLGYLENMDADYIQKRLSTFDGVKRRYTVQEVGNNVYVDDYAHHPTAIKYVIEATRSRYPGKEIVAIFQPDRFSRGLRFAKEFAESMNLADYPFLVHFPENAKKEAGIDIDIHEIGQYLPRAIVIHEDEDAVKLLAEHDDVVFLFMSSKDIYKFEDMLIDYKSTH
- a CDS encoding M24 family metallopeptidase, with product MNQQRVNKVLEEMQTRGIDHLIISDPSSIDYLIGYSNHPGERMFVLLLSIEGNHVIFLNNLFYLDQELEMNIIWYDDTQDGPALVAQYLKDANVVGVDKNWEARFLMRVMELANDECCFELGSICVDYVRMIKEEEEKALMRESSRFNDLAIDQVIQLCAKGNLTEKEVSQEVEGIFQKLGCSGNSFAPIVAYGANGADGHHEGDNSLLKPGDSIVIDMGGQYHGYCSDMTRTVFYKEVSDEQRKVYNLVRQANEAAEAIIKPGVRLCDIDKVARDIITEAGYGKNFNHRLGHFIGRDVHEYGDVSAVFDMPVEAGMIFSIEPGIYIQGDFGVRIEDLVLVTEDGCEVLNSYSKDLLIIG
- the aspS gene encoding aspartate--tRNA ligase; the protein is MNRTHNNGQLRMSHVGDNVELIGWVAKKRNLGALVFIDLRDRYGVTQIIFDESFEERLKEVKNEYILQVKGSVIERSSKNPKMATGDIEVQAKDFQIINTAKLTPMIVADETDALEETRMQYRYLDLRRPMMQENLMTRHKITRSIREYLDNLDFIDIETPYLNRSTPEGARDFLVPSRVHKGEFYALPQSPQLFKQLLMVSGFEKYYQIARCFRDEDLRADRQIEFTQVDVEMSFLSTDRILEIGEGMIAKVMHDVKGIDIELPLRRLTWHEAMEKYGIDKPDTRFGLELVNLNHIVADVDFAVFKNALEAHGHVKGINVVAQAQEFSRKKIDNLTEIAKTYKAKGLAWLKVSEAGVQGPIAKFFTEEQMNTLLTAMNAKENDLLLFVGDPKYEVVCDSLAAIRNYLGKELKLYDPSTFDFLWVVDFPMFEYDDETQRYYAKHHPFTRPKDEDIDKLETDPENCLADAYDIVLNGFELGGGSQRIYEQNLQERAFKALGFTQEQIDSQFGWFVEGLQYGTPPHGGFALGLDRVAMLLCGCDSLRDVIAFPKNTSATCPMSKAPTPVAKAQLDELGIGVNKNESTESK
- the hisS gene encoding histidine--tRNA ligase, coding for MAYSAPRGTVDILSDNSGQWQQLEQLLRTICANYNVKEMRTPIFEHTELFTRAVGDTTDVVTKEMYTFEDKKGRSMTLRPEGTAGIARSYVENKLYALPEKLQKYYYMGPMFRYERPQSGRQRQFHQFGVEMIGLESPYVDVEAMVLAVTVVEALGLQDITLHINSLGDEESRDAYREALKKHFEPVIKDLCYDCQQRYEKNPLRILDCKVDREHPFMNDAPHTIDYLSENAKAHFDKVCELLDDLEIEYVIDTNLVRGLDYYSHTVFEVISDDPKLGAGATVGGGGRYNTLISELGGPDVPGVGFAFGMERLLIANSDVDAEEDGLDVYVMPLGNEAKDLAMQIVTMLRANGFTCDMDQCDRGLKGQFKSADRFHAHFSMIIGEEEVKKEVVNMKCNHSKEQNEVLLENIVAFIEAHYEGGHDHE